Sequence from the Leptospira dzoumogneensis genome:
AATCTAGTGATCGCTCGTTCCGGCTCCGGAGTTCTTTCGGAATGTGCGGCTTATGCACTTCCTATGATACTGATCCCTTATCCATTTGCAAAAGACGATCACCAAACTGCGAATGCAAAGTATATGGAAGCAAATGGTGCGGCTGCATTGCTTGAGCAGAGAGATGAGGATGAAAGTAAATTATTTCGCATCTTGGATGAGTTTGCGGAGAAACCTGAACTTTTAAACGAAATGTCTATTAGATCATTAGAATGTTCTCATGTAGAAGCCTCTACTGAAACTGCCGGTTTCTTTTTCGAAAATACCAAATAATGGAAAGTAGGTCTATCCAACAAAGACTGGGATTTTCCAAACCTTTTTTCCTTGGGATCGGAGGTTCCGGTATGTCCAGCCTTGCCCATATATTGGCGGACGCCGGTTTCGAAGTTTCAGGTTATGACGGCAAAAAAAGCCAGGTCACTGAAAACTTAGAGAAGAAGGGAGTAAAAATATTCTCCAAACTTTCCGAACTTGGAGAGAATAGTGAATACGACGCTGCTATTTATTCTTCTGCGATCCGTTTGGATTCTCATCCGATCGCCATATTCTTTAAGCAAAAAGGAATTCGGTTTTTTCATAGATCGGAAGTATTGCATTTTTGTTTCGAGCACCTGACTTGTATCGCAGTTGGAGGTTCTCACGGAAAAACTACAACCACTGCGATGACCGCACATATACTCGATGATCTGGGATATTCTCCTTCCGTTATGGTAGGGGGTGATGTTTCCTTTTTAAATGGAGTCGGTGGAAGGTTCTCTTCGGGTAAGATTGGAGTTTTTGAGTCTGACGAATCCGACGGTACATTCTTAAATCATAAAGCACAAGTGCGTATCCTCACGAATATAGATGAGGATCATCTGGACTTCTATCATACTAGAGAAAAATTATTGGAGGCATTCTCCCAATTTATTTCCTCCGGGACCCATACTGTGGTTTTGGATCTGGATGATCCCGGAATCGCGGATTGTCTAGAACTAATACAAGATAAATCTAAAATTTTCGGATTTACTTCTTCTTCAAATCCGACCAGTAAAGCGATCGGCTTAAAGAATTTAGTACATTATAAAATAGAAAATAAGAAACTGATATTCTTTATGGGTGGAAAAGAATTCGAAATCAGTTCCAGATTTCCAGGAAAACATTATCTTACGAATTCACTCGCAGGAGTTCTCGCCGCCTATTCATTAGGAGCAGATCCTAAAGAGGCCGCTAAATCCGTTTCCGGATATGCAGGAGTCAAACGAAGATTAGAGTATATCGGAAATAAAAATGGAGTGGATATATATGATGACTACGGCCATCATCCAACCGAAGTCCAAGCAGTTCTTTCTTCTATCAGAGAGTTATCGGGAGGAAGGGGAAAGCCGGTGATCTTATTTCAACCTCATAGATATACTCGGACCCAAAATTTATACCAGGACTTCGCCAGAAGTTTGGACCAAGTAGAGACAGTTCTACTTCTTCCGATATACTCTGCTGGAGAAGACCCAATCCCTGGTGTCTCTTCCGAACTCATCGCCGACAAAATGAGGATAAGGCCCAAAATCCTTTCAGGAAATTTGGGAGCAGATCTTTCCATGTTAAAAGAAGTGCTTAAATCCGGAGATGTATTCGTAAGTTTAGGTGCGGGAAATGTTCGAGAATGGGGACTTGAATTCTTGAAGTCCTAAATTTTATTTTAGAATTTCTAATAGTTTATTCCTTACTTAAAGAACAGCGCTAGGTCTTTATTCTAAATCGGATCATCTTAAAAAGTATTGGACGAATCATGAAAATCGCTCATTCTGACAAGCAGTAGAATGAAGTTAGTAATTAATATCCC
This genomic interval carries:
- the murC gene encoding UDP-N-acetylmuramate--L-alanine ligase; this translates as MESRSIQQRLGFSKPFFLGIGGSGMSSLAHILADAGFEVSGYDGKKSQVTENLEKKGVKIFSKLSELGENSEYDAAIYSSAIRLDSHPIAIFFKQKGIRFFHRSEVLHFCFEHLTCIAVGGSHGKTTTTAMTAHILDDLGYSPSVMVGGDVSFLNGVGGRFSSGKIGVFESDESDGTFLNHKAQVRILTNIDEDHLDFYHTREKLLEAFSQFISSGTHTVVLDLDDPGIADCLELIQDKSKIFGFTSSSNPTSKAIGLKNLVHYKIENKKLIFFMGGKEFEISSRFPGKHYLTNSLAGVLAAYSLGADPKEAAKSVSGYAGVKRRLEYIGNKNGVDIYDDYGHHPTEVQAVLSSIRELSGGRGKPVILFQPHRYTRTQNLYQDFARSLDQVETVLLLPIYSAGEDPIPGVSSELIADKMRIRPKILSGNLGADLSMLKEVLKSGDVFVSLGAGNVREWGLEFLKS